One Pseudoalteromonas sp. UG3-2 DNA window includes the following coding sequences:
- a CDS encoding DUF5690 family protein has translation MMLQITLFNARPRWLKDAQGFGFVLFAATSAFMTYFCMYAFRKPFSVNTYEAFDDPSWVVSFKIALILSQVFGYLCAKFIGVKVIAEVQHHYRGRAILGMILTAEIALVLFAITPTGWNLVWLFANGLSLGMIWGLVFSFLEGRKTTEILGAVLSVTFILASGLVRTVGKWLVTELNVPELWMPAATGAIFLPLLVLSVACLNSIPEPTQEDEQLRQKRAPMDGKARLAFFKQYWFGITVLVLSFLLFTGFRDFRDNFSAEIWQALGYGQEPAIFAYAGIRIAFIVLIALAALVLIKNNRIAFFANHGFVLLGALLLAGSTYLYQIQSLDPKTWMVLLGAGLYISYIPYNCLLFDRMISAVGSTANAGFLIYLADSAGYIGSVGILLYKTFATPELSWLHFFTMACYWVAFIASALVLSSIIYFAVKLKRPRKASTQVSTTALSSHIS, from the coding sequence ATGATGTTGCAGATCACACTATTTAACGCCCGCCCGCGCTGGCTAAAGGATGCCCAAGGTTTCGGCTTTGTCCTGTTCGCCGCGACCAGTGCGTTTATGACTTACTTTTGTATGTACGCCTTTCGTAAGCCATTTTCGGTCAATACCTATGAAGCCTTTGATGACCCGAGCTGGGTTGTTAGCTTTAAAATTGCCCTGATCCTATCGCAAGTGTTTGGCTACCTATGCGCGAAATTTATCGGCGTTAAAGTGATTGCTGAAGTGCAGCATCATTATCGCGGCCGTGCAATTTTAGGCATGATTTTAACTGCTGAGATTGCACTGGTGCTATTTGCCATCACCCCCACGGGCTGGAATCTGGTTTGGCTGTTTGCCAATGGCCTCTCCCTTGGCATGATCTGGGGGCTGGTTTTTAGCTTTTTAGAAGGTCGTAAAACCACCGAAATCTTAGGTGCGGTACTTAGCGTGACTTTTATTCTTGCCTCTGGGTTGGTTAGAACTGTGGGCAAATGGCTGGTGACCGAGCTCAACGTGCCTGAACTTTGGATGCCGGCAGCAACCGGAGCGATTTTTCTGCCGCTGCTTGTACTCAGCGTAGCTTGTCTTAATAGTATTCCTGAGCCCACACAAGAGGATGAGCAATTACGACAAAAGCGCGCGCCAATGGATGGTAAGGCAAGACTGGCGTTTTTTAAACAGTACTGGTTTGGAATAACCGTACTGGTGCTTAGCTTTTTACTCTTTACTGGCTTTCGTGACTTTAGAGATAACTTCTCAGCCGAGATCTGGCAGGCCTTAGGATATGGGCAAGAGCCCGCGATTTTTGCTTATGCCGGGATCCGCATCGCCTTTATCGTACTCATTGCGCTTGCCGCTTTGGTATTAATTAAAAATAACCGTATCGCATTTTTTGCCAATCATGGCTTTGTTTTACTCGGGGCTTTACTGCTGGCTGGCAGCACCTATTTATACCAGATCCAAAGTCTCGATCCTAAAACGTGGATGGTACTGCTGGGAGCTGGTCTTTATATCAGTTATATCCCCTATAACTGCCTTTTGTTTGACCGCATGATCTCAGCGGTTGGCTCAACTGCGAACGCCGGTTTTTTGATTTATCTGGCGGATTCGGCGGGCTACATCGGCTCTGTGGGCATTTTGCTTTATAAAACCTTTGCCACACCGGAGCTCAGTTGGCTGCACTTTTTTACCATGGCTTGCTACTGGGTAGCGTTTATCGCAAGCGCCCTGGTCCTGAGCTCAATTATTTACTTTGCCGTGAAATTAAAGCGACCACGTAAGGCGTCAACGCAAGTAAGCACCACGGCACTATCATCACATATTTCCTAG
- a CDS encoding FAD-dependent oxidoreductase produces MRFQPFWFDEAITQTDIEAAASAPPHGALDTQVCIIGGGFTGLWTAIALKKQKPELNIAIIEKDLCGQGASGRNGGAMLTWSTKFASLIKEFGLEQACFLVRQSEQAVHDIKAFTSKHGIECDCRVDGAYYTASNHSQRNAFGPIITLLEQHQLNAWQRLDKSQLQATGSNANLAGIYSPHGGSVQPAKLVRGLMKVAKTLGVKVFEHTRYLKHQGQDTLTITTDKGEIRANQLVFAVNAWLPSLLPQFSRSVVLVSSDMAITTPAPEKLTTMGLNHGAPVIDARIFVNYYRTTSCGRLMLGKGGNYFSFNNQVRDTFHRASRYQAILERSFSHFFAHHQLEIERTWTGPSDRSVSGMPFFGHLNGQANVFYGSGYSGNGVVQSYLGGQILASLLLNQQNDWRHCALVNQTLKQFPVEPFRTAGALMVRNAIRRKENAEDNNMPPHKLDVWLSKLSGSAAKLDPNVKQEYIK; encoded by the coding sequence ATGCGTTTTCAGCCTTTTTGGTTTGATGAAGCAATCACTCAAACCGATATTGAAGCCGCAGCAAGCGCGCCGCCTCATGGCGCGTTGGATACCCAAGTTTGTATCATAGGTGGCGGCTTTACTGGCCTTTGGACAGCCATAGCGCTGAAAAAGCAAAAACCTGAGCTGAATATCGCCATTATTGAAAAAGACCTCTGTGGACAAGGCGCCTCGGGGCGTAATGGTGGAGCTATGCTGACATGGTCGACTAAATTTGCCAGCTTAATTAAAGAGTTTGGCTTAGAGCAAGCCTGCTTTTTAGTACGCCAGTCAGAGCAGGCCGTTCATGATATTAAAGCCTTTACCAGTAAACACGGGATTGAATGTGATTGCCGTGTTGATGGTGCTTACTATACGGCTTCAAATCACAGCCAGCGCAATGCCTTTGGCCCCATTATCACCCTACTCGAGCAACACCAGCTTAATGCGTGGCAAAGACTGGATAAATCGCAGTTACAAGCAACCGGCTCTAATGCCAACCTTGCTGGAATTTACTCCCCCCACGGGGGTAGTGTTCAACCCGCCAAGCTTGTGCGTGGACTAATGAAGGTGGCAAAAACCCTTGGGGTCAAGGTATTTGAACACACCCGCTACCTAAAGCACCAAGGCCAAGACACACTAACCATTACCACAGACAAAGGCGAGATCAGAGCCAATCAGCTGGTGTTTGCCGTTAATGCTTGGCTGCCAAGCTTATTGCCGCAATTTTCTCGCAGCGTGGTGTTGGTTTCGAGCGATATGGCGATCACCACACCAGCACCTGAAAAGCTTACGACAATGGGGTTGAACCATGGTGCTCCGGTGATTGATGCACGTATTTTTGTGAATTACTACCGCACCACCTCATGCGGTCGATTAATGCTTGGCAAAGGCGGGAACTATTTTAGTTTCAATAACCAAGTGAGAGACACCTTTCACCGCGCTAGCCGTTATCAAGCCATTCTTGAGCGCTCATTTAGCCATTTCTTTGCACATCACCAGCTTGAGATAGAAAGAACCTGGACCGGCCCCTCAGACCGAAGTGTTTCTGGCATGCCTTTCTTTGGTCACTTAAATGGTCAAGCTAATGTCTTTTATGGCAGCGGCTACTCGGGCAACGGCGTAGTGCAGTCCTATTTAGGTGGGCAAATCTTAGCGAGTCTACTGCTTAACCAACAGAACGACTGGCGTCACTGCGCTTTAGTCAACCAAACGCTTAAACAGTTCCCCGTCGAGCCATTTCGCACCGCGGGGGCTTTAATGGTGAGAAATGCCATTCGCCGTAAAGAAAACGCAGAAGATAACAATATGCCACCGCATAAACTCGATGTTTGGCTAAGCAAGCTTAGTGGCAGCGCAGCTAAATTAGATCCGAACGTGAAGCAGGAGTATATAAAGTGA
- a CDS encoding UTRA domain-containing protein: MLLYQRIRNHIQTLLAAGSMTPGAKLPSERALQETFSSTRITVREALARLEAEGLIFSQKRRGWFVTPEKLKWHPAKKVNFNHLAIEQGFTPTTQVVAINLPSTAPEFSDSYFDGQPVYELTRVRALDGRAIMMEQIYCAAERFADLHNQPLDGSITEVMSTHYQVDVSFEQCVISVTVLPDDVADKLEKNNGAPCLKVLRARYDAEQALVDYNIEYWLHDAIEMIVEGV, from the coding sequence ATGCTGCTTTATCAACGTATTCGAAACCATATCCAAACGCTGCTAGCCGCTGGCAGCATGACGCCCGGTGCTAAATTGCCTTCAGAGCGTGCGCTGCAAGAAACATTTAGCTCAACACGGATCACCGTCCGTGAAGCCCTTGCACGACTAGAAGCCGAAGGACTTATCTTTAGCCAAAAGCGTCGCGGCTGGTTTGTCACGCCGGAAAAACTCAAATGGCATCCAGCTAAAAAAGTGAACTTTAACCACCTTGCCATTGAGCAGGGTTTTACGCCAACAACTCAAGTGGTAGCAATCAATCTTCCTTCCACTGCCCCTGAGTTTAGCGACTCATATTTTGACGGCCAGCCGGTGTATGAATTAACCCGAGTACGCGCGTTAGATGGTCGCGCAATCATGATGGAACAGATCTATTGTGCAGCCGAACGTTTTGCCGACTTACATAACCAACCGCTGGATGGTTCTATCACAGAAGTGATGTCGACCCACTACCAAGTTGACGTCAGCTTTGAACAGTGCGTGATAAGCGTCACCGTGCTACCCGATGATGTTGCCGACAAATTAGAAAAGAACAACGGCGCACCTTGCTTAAAGGTACTGCGCGCCCGCTATGACGCCGAGCAAGCATTGGTGGATTACAATATTGAATATTGGCTCCATGACGCCATCGAGATGATTGTTGAGGGCGTGTAA
- the phnX gene encoding phosphonoacetaldehyde hydrolase — protein sequence MKHIEALILDWAGTVVDYGSIAPTSIFVEAFKQAYQFDISLAEARGPMGMGKWDHINTLLQMDSVRTRWITQFGQAPSAADVDHIYQTFMPLQQAKVADRAAPIPGVLAVIKRLQQQGVKIGSCSGYPKPVMDVLVPAAADYGYQPDCVVASDECVAGSRPGPWMALENVQQLGINRVSGCVKVDDSAPGISEGLNAGMWTVGLALTGNAVGLSEEEWTALSHEEQRARSLSAYQQLGEAGAHYVIDSLADIEMVLVDISARIARGERP from the coding sequence ATGAAACACATTGAAGCGTTAATTTTGGATTGGGCTGGTACTGTGGTCGACTATGGTTCGATTGCCCCCACCAGCATTTTTGTTGAAGCATTTAAGCAGGCGTATCAATTTGATATTTCCTTAGCTGAAGCGCGCGGCCCGATGGGTATGGGCAAATGGGATCACATTAATACCTTGCTGCAAATGGACAGCGTCCGCACCCGCTGGATAACGCAATTTGGTCAGGCACCGAGTGCGGCAGATGTTGACCATATTTATCAAACCTTTATGCCACTTCAGCAAGCAAAAGTCGCCGACCGAGCAGCCCCCATTCCGGGCGTACTTGCGGTGATCAAACGTTTGCAACAACAAGGCGTTAAGATTGGCAGTTGCTCTGGGTATCCCAAGCCGGTGATGGACGTACTAGTGCCTGCCGCTGCCGATTATGGTTACCAGCCAGATTGTGTGGTTGCCAGTGATGAGTGCGTGGCTGGCTCTCGCCCTGGCCCTTGGATGGCGCTAGAAAACGTACAACAACTTGGAATAAATCGCGTATCAGGATGCGTAAAAGTCGATGATTCCGCACCGGGAATTAGCGAGGGGTTAAATGCCGGCATGTGGACCGTTGGACTTGCGTTAACGGGTAATGCGGTGGGGCTTAGCGAAGAAGAATGGACTGCGCTCAGTCACGAAGAGCAAAGAGCACGCTCACTGAGTGCCTATCAGCAGCTTGGCGAGGCCGGTGCGCATTATGTGATTGATTCACTTGCCGACATCGAAATGGTCTTGGTGGATATTTCTGCTCGTATCGCCCGTGGAGAGCGCCCGTAA